One Anolis carolinensis isolate JA03-04 chromosome 4, rAnoCar3.1.pri, whole genome shotgun sequence DNA window includes the following coding sequences:
- the LOC100555627 gene encoding signal-regulatory protein beta-1 isoform X1, producing MTRVIQLPVTLLVSAGEEFTLNCTVRETGQQLEDHPVRFIKNVQLSKQRTGLVPKFHADFSITISTAGLGETYDCMKYEKGGRKDMQEATAVESQITEIIQVPESLSVFAGEEFTLDCLLIGRGLVVQGPGGVRWYKGLDRTQPAIYSQKQSSLRVTRLFPESPTDFSITISNAQSEDAGTYYCVKYKKIFNIEAEEMVGKGTVVSVIDVRGQTQEIIQVPETLSVSTGGELTLHCILMGSGSPGGVRWYKGPDRTQPAIYTQKDASPRVTRLVPESPTDFSITISNVRPEDAGTYYCVKYKKTSGTEVEETAGKGTMVSVIVPPNVRVETYPPPPVHLNGMVTLICNVEHFYPNVINVAWFMNNKSKMGTDEPMIKNSVGLFSLKNSLVVRATEEKNMSIFTCQVRHNFQPPINQTATLIIRPYTKEDCLLYSYPTGLWVGLFLSKILTGFFLLCLFLRKEHSKTTPGCRPGSARESGASKPSA from the exons ATGACGAGGGTAATACAGTTGCCGGTGACCTTGTTGGTATCAGCTGGAGAAGAGTTCACCCTGAATTGCACTGTGAGAGAGACTGGACAACAACTAGAAGACCACCCAGTCAGGTTCATTAAAAATGTACAGCTCTCTAAGCAAAGAACGGGACTTGTTCCTAAATTCCATGCTGACTTCTCCATCACCATCAGTACTGCTGGACTTGGGGAGACCTATGACTGTATGAAATATGAAAAGGGGGGAAGAAAAGATATGCAAGAAGCCACTG CTGTCGAAAGCCAGATAACAGAGATCATACAGGTGCCAGAGAGCCTGTCAGTGTTTGCAGGAGAAGAGTTCACTCTGGATTGCCTCCTGATAGGGAGGGGTCTGGTGGTACAAGGGCCAGGAGGGGTCCGGTGGTACAAGGGCCTCGACAGAACCCAGCCGGCCATTTATTCTCAAAAACAATCGTCCCTTCGAGTGACAAGGCTTTTTCCTGAATCCCCCACCGACTTCTCCATCACCATCAGTAACGCTCAATCTGAGGATGCTGGGACCTATTACTGtgtgaaatacaaaaaaatatttaatatagaGGCGGAAGAAATGGTTGGGAAAGGCACCGTGGTTTCTGTGATTG ATGTCAGAGGCCAGACACAAGAGATTATACAAGTACCAGAGACCTTGTCAGTGTCCACAGGAGGAGAGTTAACTCTGCACTGCATCCTGATGGGGAGCGGAAGTCCAGGAGGAGTCCGGTGGTACAAGGGCCCCGACAGAACCCAGCCGGCCATTTATACTCAAAAAGACGCCTCTCCTCGAGTGACAAGGCTTGTTCCTGAATCCCCCACAGACTTCTCCATCACCATCAGTAACGTTCGACCTGAAGATGCTGGGACCTATTACTGTGTGAAATACAAAAAGACATCAGGAACAGAGGTGGAAGAAACTGCTGGGAAAGGCACCATGGTTTCTGTGATTG TTCCGCCTAATGTACGAGTGGAAACCTACCCACCTCCTCCTGTCCACCTGAATGGCATGGTGACTCTCATCTGCAacgtggaacatttttatccaaatGTCATAAATGTGGCCTGGTTTAtgaataataagagtaaaatgggAACTGATGAACCCATGATCAAGAATTCCGTTGGGTTGTTCTCTCTCAAGAATTCTCTGGTGGTGAGGGCAACTGAAGAGAAGAATATGTCCATATTTACTTGCCAGGTCAGACATAATTTCCAGCCTCCAATTAACCAAACAGCAACATTAATCATCCGGCCATACACCAAAGAAG ATTGCCTGCTGTACTCCTACCCCACTGGCCTCTGGGTTGGACTTTTCCTGAGCAAGATTCTCACTGGTTTCTTCctcctttgcctttttctgagaaaAGAACATAGCAAGACAACTCCAGGATGTAGACCTGGGAGTGCCCGAGAAAGTGGGGCATCCAAACCCTCTGCCTAG
- the LOC100555627 gene encoding signal-regulatory protein beta-2 isoform X3, with the protein MTRVIQLPVTLLVSAGEEFTLNCTVRETGQQLEDHPVRFIKNVQLSKQRTGLVPKFHADFSITISTAGLGETYDCMKYEKGGRKDMQEATAVESQITEIIQVPESLSVFAGEEFTLDCLLIGRGLVVQGPGGVRWYKGLDRTQPAIYSQKQSSLRVTRLFPESPTDFSITISNAQSEDAGTYYCVKYKKIFNIEAEEMVGKGTVVSVIDVRGQTQEIIQVPETLSVSTGGELTLHCILMGSGSPGGVRWYKGPDRTQPAIYTQKDASPRVTRLVPESPTDFSITISNVRPEDAGTYYCVKYKKTSGTEVEETAGKGTMVSVIDCLLYSYPTGLWVGLFLSKILTGFFLLCLFLRKEHSKTTPGCRPGSARESGASKPSA; encoded by the exons ATGACGAGGGTAATACAGTTGCCGGTGACCTTGTTGGTATCAGCTGGAGAAGAGTTCACCCTGAATTGCACTGTGAGAGAGACTGGACAACAACTAGAAGACCACCCAGTCAGGTTCATTAAAAATGTACAGCTCTCTAAGCAAAGAACGGGACTTGTTCCTAAATTCCATGCTGACTTCTCCATCACCATCAGTACTGCTGGACTTGGGGAGACCTATGACTGTATGAAATATGAAAAGGGGGGAAGAAAAGATATGCAAGAAGCCACTG CTGTCGAAAGCCAGATAACAGAGATCATACAGGTGCCAGAGAGCCTGTCAGTGTTTGCAGGAGAAGAGTTCACTCTGGATTGCCTCCTGATAGGGAGGGGTCTGGTGGTACAAGGGCCAGGAGGGGTCCGGTGGTACAAGGGCCTCGACAGAACCCAGCCGGCCATTTATTCTCAAAAACAATCGTCCCTTCGAGTGACAAGGCTTTTTCCTGAATCCCCCACCGACTTCTCCATCACCATCAGTAACGCTCAATCTGAGGATGCTGGGACCTATTACTGtgtgaaatacaaaaaaatatttaatatagaGGCGGAAGAAATGGTTGGGAAAGGCACCGTGGTTTCTGTGATTG ATGTCAGAGGCCAGACACAAGAGATTATACAAGTACCAGAGACCTTGTCAGTGTCCACAGGAGGAGAGTTAACTCTGCACTGCATCCTGATGGGGAGCGGAAGTCCAGGAGGAGTCCGGTGGTACAAGGGCCCCGACAGAACCCAGCCGGCCATTTATACTCAAAAAGACGCCTCTCCTCGAGTGACAAGGCTTGTTCCTGAATCCCCCACAGACTTCTCCATCACCATCAGTAACGTTCGACCTGAAGATGCTGGGACCTATTACTGTGTGAAATACAAAAAGACATCAGGAACAGAGGTGGAAGAAACTGCTGGGAAAGGCACCATGGTTTCTGTGATTG ATTGCCTGCTGTACTCCTACCCCACTGGCCTCTGGGTTGGACTTTTCCTGAGCAAGATTCTCACTGGTTTCTTCctcctttgcctttttctgagaaaAGAACATAGCAAGACAACTCCAGGATGTAGACCTGGGAGTGCCCGAGAAAGTGGGGCATCCAAACCCTCTGCCTAG
- the LOC100555627 gene encoding signal-regulatory protein beta-2 isoform X2, with the protein MSLAHLLSPVLCLFQLFILLLQLFAVESQITEIIQVPESLSVFAGEEFTLDCLLIGRGLVVQGPGGVRWYKGLDRTQPAIYSQKQSSLRVTRLFPESPTDFSITISNAQSEDAGTYYCVKYKKIFNIEAEEMVGKGTVVSVIDVRGQTQEIIQVPETLSVSTGGELTLHCILMGSGSPGGVRWYKGPDRTQPAIYTQKDASPRVTRLVPESPTDFSITISNVRPEDAGTYYCVKYKKTSGTEVEETAGKGTMVSVIVPPNVRVETYPPPPVHLNGMVTLICNVEHFYPNVINVAWFMNNKSKMGTDEPMIKNSVGLFSLKNSLVVRATEEKNMSIFTCQVRHNFQPPINQTATLIIRPYTKEDCLLYSYPTGLWVGLFLSKILTGFFLLCLFLRKEHSKTTPGCRPGSARESGASKPSA; encoded by the exons ATGAGTCTCGCACATCTCTTGTCTCCAGTTCTATGTCTATTTCAGCTGTTTATCCTTCTTTTGCAACTTTTTG CTGTCGAAAGCCAGATAACAGAGATCATACAGGTGCCAGAGAGCCTGTCAGTGTTTGCAGGAGAAGAGTTCACTCTGGATTGCCTCCTGATAGGGAGGGGTCTGGTGGTACAAGGGCCAGGAGGGGTCCGGTGGTACAAGGGCCTCGACAGAACCCAGCCGGCCATTTATTCTCAAAAACAATCGTCCCTTCGAGTGACAAGGCTTTTTCCTGAATCCCCCACCGACTTCTCCATCACCATCAGTAACGCTCAATCTGAGGATGCTGGGACCTATTACTGtgtgaaatacaaaaaaatatttaatatagaGGCGGAAGAAATGGTTGGGAAAGGCACCGTGGTTTCTGTGATTG ATGTCAGAGGCCAGACACAAGAGATTATACAAGTACCAGAGACCTTGTCAGTGTCCACAGGAGGAGAGTTAACTCTGCACTGCATCCTGATGGGGAGCGGAAGTCCAGGAGGAGTCCGGTGGTACAAGGGCCCCGACAGAACCCAGCCGGCCATTTATACTCAAAAAGACGCCTCTCCTCGAGTGACAAGGCTTGTTCCTGAATCCCCCACAGACTTCTCCATCACCATCAGTAACGTTCGACCTGAAGATGCTGGGACCTATTACTGTGTGAAATACAAAAAGACATCAGGAACAGAGGTGGAAGAAACTGCTGGGAAAGGCACCATGGTTTCTGTGATTG TTCCGCCTAATGTACGAGTGGAAACCTACCCACCTCCTCCTGTCCACCTGAATGGCATGGTGACTCTCATCTGCAacgtggaacatttttatccaaatGTCATAAATGTGGCCTGGTTTAtgaataataagagtaaaatgggAACTGATGAACCCATGATCAAGAATTCCGTTGGGTTGTTCTCTCTCAAGAATTCTCTGGTGGTGAGGGCAACTGAAGAGAAGAATATGTCCATATTTACTTGCCAGGTCAGACATAATTTCCAGCCTCCAATTAACCAAACAGCAACATTAATCATCCGGCCATACACCAAAGAAG ATTGCCTGCTGTACTCCTACCCCACTGGCCTCTGGGTTGGACTTTTCCTGAGCAAGATTCTCACTGGTTTCTTCctcctttgcctttttctgagaaaAGAACATAGCAAGACAACTCCAGGATGTAGACCTGGGAGTGCCCGAGAAAGTGGGGCATCCAAACCCTCTGCCTAG
- the LOC134298550 gene encoding signal-regulatory protein beta-2-like yields MGLAHLLSPVLCLFQLFILLLQLFGVRGQTPEIIQVPETLSVWAGEELTLYCFLTGIGRVRWYKGLDKTQPAIYSQKESSPRVTRLFPESPTDFSITISNVQSEDAGTYYCVKYNILFNIEERAGKGTVVSVIGVAEIIQVPETLSVSTGGELTLYCILRGSGRLEGVRWYRGPDRNQPAIYNQKDASPRVTRLVPESPTDFSITISNVRPEDAGTYYCVKYKKSSETEVEEMAGKGTVVSVIDQLVYSVSSAFGLWVGLFLSKIITGFFLLFLFLRKERSKTTPR; encoded by the exons ATGGGTCTCGCACATCTCTTGTCTCCAGTTCTATGTCTATTTCAGCTGTTTATCCTTCTTTTGCAACTTTTTG GTGTCAGAGGCCAGACACCAGAGATCATACAGGTGCCAGAGACCCTGTCGGTTTGGGCAGGAGAAGAGCTCACTCTGTATTGCTTCCTGACGGGGATCGGAAGGGTCCGGTGGTACAAGGGCCTCGACAAAACCCAGCCAGCCATTTATTCTCAAAAAGAATCATCCCCTCGAGTGACGAGGCTTTTTCCTGAATCCCCCACCGACTTCTCCATCACCATCAGTAACGTTCAATCTGAAGATGCTGGGACCTATTACTGTGTGAAatacaacattttatttaatatAGAAGAAAGGGCTGGGAAAGGCACTGTGGTTTCTGTGATTG GTGTTGCAGAGATTATTCAGGTGCCAGAGACCTTGTCGGTGTCCACAGGAGGAGAGTTAACTCTGTACTGCATCCTGAGAGGGAGCGGAAGGCTAGAAGGAGTCCGTTGGTACCGGGGTCCCGACAGAAACCAACCGGCCATTTACAACCAAAAAGATGCCTCTCCTCGAGTGACAAGGCTTGTTCCTGAGTCCCCCACAGACTTCTCCATCACCATCAGTAACGTTCGACCTGAGGATGCTGGGACCTATTACTGTGTGAAATACAAAAAGTCATCAGAAACAGAGGTGGAAGAAatggctgggaaaggcaccgtgGTTTCTGTGATTG ATCAACTGGTGTACTCTGTCTCCTCCGCTTTTGGCCTCTGGGTTGGACTTTTCCTGAGCAAGATTATCACtggtttcttccttcttttcctttttctgagaAAAGAGCGGAGCAAGACAACTCCAAGATGA